In Solanum lycopersicum chromosome 5, SLM_r2.1, the following are encoded in one genomic region:
- the LOC104647663 gene encoding putative glycine-rich cell wall structural protein 1 — MVHSKLIGVAILLVLLFVDLAFGARFYGRGGGGGGGGGGGGGSALGVGSGYGSGEGYGYGEGNDVFGSSGGGGGGGGGGGGNSGRGSDSGYGSGSGSGSGYGSGRGIGRGGGGGGGGGGGGGGGGGGGGGGGGGGSGNGSGYGSGSGSGYGSGGGGGGGGGGGGGGGGGGSGYGSGSGYGSGYGGGNGGYRGDEP; from the coding sequence ATGGTGCATTCCAAACTTATTGGAGTTGCAATATTATTGGTATTGCTCTTTGTGGATCTTGCTTTTGGTGCAAGATTTTATGGTAGAGGAGGAGGCGGCggaggtggtggtggtggtggtggaggcTCAGCATTGGGGGTGGGGTCAGGGTATGGCTCAGGGGAAGGCTATGGGTATGGTGAAGGTAATGATGTGTTCGGGAGTAGTGGAGGCGGTGGTGGTGGAGGTGGTGGAGGTGGCGGTAACTCAGGAAGAGGTAGTGACTCTGGATATGGCTCAGGATCAGGATCAGGGTCAGGATATGGATCAGGTAGAGGAATAGGTAGGGGTGGTGGTGGAGGTGGCGGTGGTGGCggaggtggtggtggtggtggaggtggCGGTGGTGGCGGAGGTGGTGGTGGTTCAGGAAATGGTTCGGGTTATGGAAGTGGAAGTGGTTCTGGTTATGGaagtggtggtggtggtggcgGCGGTGGAGGAGGAGGTGGTGGAGGTGGCGGAGGTGGTTCGGGATATGGTAGCGGCTCCGGCTATGGATCAGGATATGGAGGAGGAAATGGAGGCTATAGAGGGGATGAACCTTGA